From Watersipora subatra chromosome 2, tzWatSuba1.1, whole genome shotgun sequence, one genomic window encodes:
- the LOC137388163 gene encoding uncharacterized protein, producing the protein MLLLSYRQSKRQSKSKRQSKSKRQSKSKRQSKSKRQSKSKRQSKSKRQSKSKRQSKSKRQSKSKRQSKSKRQSKSKRQSKSKRQSKSKRQSKSKRQSKSKRQSKSKRVSEVKHFNLQSIWQ; encoded by the exons ATGCTACTGCTCAGCTAT AGACAGTCTAAGAGACAGTCTAAGTCTAAGAGACAGTCTAAGTCTAAGAGACAGTCTAAGTCTAAGAGACAGTCTAAGTCTAAGAGACAGTCTAAGTCTAAGAGACAGTCTAAGTCTAAGAGACAGTCTAAGTCTAAGAGACAGTCTAAGTCTAAGAGACAGTCTAAGTCTAAGAGACAGTCTAAGTCTAAGAGACAGTCTAAGTCTAAGAGACAGTCTAAGTCTAAGAGACAGTCTAAGTCTAAGAGACAGTCTAAGTCTAAGAGACAGTCTAAGTCTAAGAGACAGTCTAAGTCTAAGAGAGTGTCAGAAGTTAAACACTTCAACCTCCAATCTATTTGgcaataa